From Kitasatospora sp. NBC_00374:
CCTTGGCGGCTGGCGTGTCTTGCTCGTCTTCACTGCCCGGTGGGTTTCGTCGACGAAACTCAGGGCTGCCCCGCGAGACGATCGCCAGCCGCTCACGCGGGCATCAAAGGGGCAGGCGGTCAGGGAAGAGGACAGTGGACAACTGGGTCAACCGAGCTCGCTCGGGAGGCAGGTGTCGATCTTCCGTGAGTGGGGGTTCCAGACCCAGATCTCCTGTGCCTCCCGCCAGAGTCTGGGCAACTCGGTCTGTTCTTCGCAGAAGGTAGTGGCGGGCCCGGGATGCTGCTGGCCGGTGGTGTAGTCGATCCACACGCCGCTGCCGACAGGGGTTGGTCGCCAAGCCGGATCTCCGACCAGGATCGCCTGCAGGGTGGTCGTCTTCTGGAAGCTGATCGCCGGATAGTACTCGTTCGTCTTCGGGTTTCTCGGCATGGGGAGTCGCCACTCACGTTCGTGTGACCAGTCCTCGAACCGGCCGTTGGTCCCGAACGGGACGACCCAGTGATGCAGGTCCGGTGGGAACTCGTTCCGGACGTGGTCAGGCAGATAGGCGACTGCTCCGCCGCCGGCGGCCACGAACTCTGAGCGCGAGATCACTATGCCCCACGGCGGGAATCCAAGATCGGCGATGAGGTGGGCCATGTGATTCGGCGGGCTCTCGGAGAAGCAGACGGCAGGCCGCTCATTGCCGAACGGCGCGAACGCTTTGAGCCGTGCACTTCCGAGGATGTTGTCCAGGCGCTGTGGAGGCTTCATAGCGCGGATTTCCTCAGGCACCGATGGTGTGGGTTGCCGTCCCATTGGGCGGCCAGTGAAATGGATCAGATGGTCACTCTGGGCCGGTCCGGCCATATTGAGCTGCCGCCTCGTAGCCACGGTCCCCCAATCAGCACCGCCTCGACGGCGGATCTCTGCGAGACAGCATGCCAGGCCCCGGCTTCCCGGTGAGGACACCGCCCGTCGCGATTGAAGGCGCGGTCTGCTCGCCCTACCGCCCAGCGGATGTCGACGACGAAAGTCCTCGGCCGGACTACCTGGGGGCGGCCAGCCGCGCCGTCCTCGCTGCCCGGAACGCGGTCGCCGGCTCGGCGCTGGCTCCGGCGACCGGCTGCCAGCTGCCCCCGTGGATGGCCACGAACGGGTGCCACCTGCCGTCGTGGCCCAGGCGCACCTGCGCGCCGCCCGCTGTCAGGGCATTCCCCTCGGCGGTCAGCGACCCCCGTGCGGTGGGCTGCGCGGCCGTGATGGCTGCCGCGGCCGCCGCGACCGATTCCGGGTCGGCCTCGGCAAGGGAGTCCGCTGCCTGGACGCCGGCCGGACCGCCGTGCCGGTGGGCGACCACCAGGCGCCGGACCTCTGCGGGCGTCCGCCCCAGGCGTTCGGCGACGTCGTCCGCCAGCCTGGCCCCCTGCGGGGTGGCCAGGTGGCGGATCGCGTCGGTCAGCGGAGTGAGTCCCACCTCGATCGTTCGGCTGCTCAGTGCGGCGCGGGCGCGGGCGGCGGCGTCCGCCACGATGGTGTCCAGTGCGGGGCTCACCCCCGGCACTGGCGGCGGAAGGACGGGCGCGGTCGGGAGGGCGGCTTCGTACCCGCCTGTCGGGGCCGGCTGCCATTGCTGGAACAGCAGGGCGGCCGGGACGCTGCCCGGCGGCGGCACCATCTCGGGCTCCCGTGTCGTCCCCGAAGACGGATGCGGCACCAGTTTGTCGGCGGCCGTGGGGGCCGGCGCCGCCACGGCGGGACGGGGGCGGGGCGCACCAGCGGACAGGCGGGCGGTGCGGACCTTCGCCTGCAGGCGCCCCTGGGAGCAGCCGCGCAGCGTGAGCAGCGCGGCGGGCTGCTGGCGGATGCGGGAGGCGAGGGCGTGGGCGAGGACGGCGGCGTGCTGGCAGAAGAAGCCGCCCGGGCCGGCGGCCGCCGCCGGGTGGGCGGTGCAGTCGAAGGAGAACTCGGTGGGCAGGAGCGGGTGACCGGCCGTGTGCTTGGGCTCCAGCAGGCCGAGGTGGACTCGGCCGGTCTGGACGGCGCCCAGGATGCCGGGGTGGGCGGGAAGGGCGGCGGCGACCTCGTCCCACTGGGTCTCGGTCAGCGCGCCGACGACGATGGTGGTGCGGGCCTTGGGCGCACCGGGCAGGGTCACCGAGCACAGCAGCTGCCCCGGTCGGGAGGTGTCGAGCTGGCCGGTGTAGGCGGTGTGGGGCATCTTCCGGGTGGCCTCCAGCCGCGTGCGGTGGCTGCCCACCGCGGCGGCGACGGCGCCGAGGAACGCCTCCGCCCACAACGGGCCTACCCCGGCCTGAGAGGGGGCATCGGCCAAGGGCGGGGTGGCGGTCATCAGCGGCTCCCGAGTGAGACGAGGGCGGACAGGGCCTGGTCGTCGAGGTGTGCGAGGTCCATCTCCCCTGACGGGACGACGGCGTTGGCCAGGTCGCCCTTGTGGGTGACCAACCGGTCGATGCGCTCCTCCACCGTGCCGGTGGCCAAGAGTCGGCGGACGTGGACGGTCCTGGTCTGCCCGATCCGGTAGGCCCGGTCCGATGCCTGCTCCAGCGCGCTATTGGTCCACGGTGAGTCGTAGTGGACGACCTGCGTCGCGGCGGTCAGCGTCAGCCCGGTCCCTCCGGCCTTGACCGACAGCACCAGCACGGGCAGCCGACCCGCCTGGAACTCCTGCACCAGGTGTGCTCGCTCCTTCGCGGCCAGGCCACCGTGAAAGAACGCCGCCCCGTGCCCGGCGGCTGTCAGGCAGGCGGCCAACACGTGCCCGATCTGCACGTAGTTGACGCACACCAGCATCTGCTCGCCGCCGCGTCGCGCCGCATCGGCGATCCGCAGCAACTCGTCCAGCTTGGCCGAGCGCTCCCGTGCGCGCGGAATGTCGGCCGCCGCCTTCTCGGGCTCCTCCCCCAGGTAGAGCGCGGGGTCGTTGACGATGGTGCGCAGCGAGTGCAGAAGGGCCAGGACGCGGCCCGGGCGGGCGCGGCGAGGCCGCGTGCTGAGGTCGTCCAGCGTTTCGCGGACCAGTGCCTCGTAGAGCGCGGCCTGCTCGGTCGACAGCTCCACCCGGTGCAGCGTGCGGATCTTCTCGGGGAGATCTGCTGCGATCTCCGGGTCCGTCTTCAGCCGGCGCAGGACGAACGGTCCGGTCAGGCGGCGCAGCAGCCGGGCCTGCTCGCTGTCGGCATCGCGGTCGGTGTGGCGGCCGATGAGCCGCTGGAAGGTGCTCAAGGTGCCGAACAGGCCGGGGTTGAGCCAGTCCAGGAGTCGCCAAAGTTCGACGGAGCGGTTGTTGACCGGAGTACCGGTCAACGCCAGCCGGTCCTCGGACGTGAGCGAGCGGATCGCCCTGGCGGCCAGGCCGTCGCTGCCCGCGATCAGGTGCGCTTCGTCCGCGACGACCAGGTCCCAGGGCCGGGCGGCGAACACGGCGGCGTCCCGGGCGAGCGTGCCGTAGGAGGTGAGGACCACCGTGCCGGGGGCCAGCACCTCGGGGAGTCGGCGTCCGGCGCCGTGGTGGCGCACCACCGTGAGGGAGGGGGCGAACTTCGCGGTCTCGCGCTGCCACTGATCGAGCATCGACGTGGTGGAGACGACCAGCACAGCCCCGGCTGTGGCCAGGCGGCGGTGCAGGATGAATGCCAGGGTCTGCACTGTCTTGCCCAGGCCCATGTCGTCGGCGAGCACCGGGCACAGCCGCAGCGCCGTCATGCCCGCCAGCCACTCCAAGCCGCGCTGCTGGTAGGGCCGCAGGTTCGCCTTCAACCCGGTCGGGACGGCGACCGGCTGGCGGCCGCGTTCGCCGGCGCGCAGAGCCTCGACCACCAGGGCCAGCCCGCCCGCGGGCCGGCACGGCACCAGCTCGCCCCCGACGGTGAGGACCCCCGCCAGCGCGGAGGTCAGCGCCTGGCGGGTCGGCAGCTGCTCCAGCACCCGGTGCCGGACCCGAGCCAGGGTCACCGGGTCGACCAGCAGCCACCGGTCCCGAAGACGGACCAACGGGCGGTGTGCCTCGGCCAGCAGATCCATCTCGTCCTCGCGGAGGTCCACACCGTCCAAGGTGACCTGCCACCGCCAGTCCAGCAGGGCCTCCATGCTCAGACCCCGGCCATCGGGACCCGCCGAGCCCGTTCCGATCACGGTGTGGCTGGCCAGCCCTCCGACCAGTGCCCCCGGCCAGCCGATCCGCACCCCTGCCTCGCCGAGGCGCCCGGCGAGATCCGCACCGACCAGCTCCCCCGCCTCCTGCACGCTCAACGAGAACCCGTCCACCGCATCCGCGAAGGCCGCGCGCTCCAGCGGCTTCCACACCGCGGCCGCACGCCGAAGGACCCGGCGCAGCGGCCGCTGCTGCCACTCCCCCAGCACCGTGCCTTGCTGGCCGGTGCCGATCCGGACGGGCAGCAGCATCTCCCCCACTGCCGTGCTCTCCGGGACGCCGACCGTCAGCACCACGACCGGCTCCGGCCGGTGGTCCAGGTCCCGCTCGATCCCGTCCGCCCACGCCCGCACCCCCGGGGCCTGCACCGCAGGCGGCGAGGCGAACGCCCCCTCGCCGTGCAGGAGTGCCACACCGGGGCCGCGCACCAGCAACTCCACGACCTGGGCGGCGACATCTGCGGCTGCGCCGGCCGCGTCCCGCACGCACAGCGGCTCGCCAACGGTCAGAGCGGCATGGGCCTCGGGTGGCAACGCAGCCGCGACCGCTGTCAGCGCGGCTTCGAAGGCCTCGCTCGGCACCGGCCGCCACACGTCCCGGCCCCCCGGGTCGATCGCGGGGTGGACCGCCCCGTCCGCGACGACCCGCACCGCGAAGTCGACCACGGCCGCCCACCCGACCACCGATCGGTGCGCGGTCAGCTCGGGAGCCAGCAGGACAGGCAGCAGGATGTCCAAGGGCACCGACCAGCCGGACACCTGGGCCGCCCGCACAGCCCCGCGCTCGCAAGCGAGGACCAGCTCCACGGTTGCCGTTTCCGCCGGAAACGGCGGTGGGGCCGCACTGACCGCGTGCCCGTCGGGCCGGTAGAGCACCAGTCGGCCGGGCCGACCCGGCGCCGTCGTCAACGCGCATCCCTGCGCCACCGCCCACGCCACCGCCGCTCGCGGGCCCTGCCACCCGGCGGGCTCGGACCCAGCAGGTAGCGGGCCGCGCGGCAGCGGCACCACCGTCGCCACGGGCTCCGGTGCCACCTCCCCGCCGTCGGCGGTGGCGAGGATGTGGACCTCCGGCCCCGAAAGGCCCGCCACTGCGGCGAGCAGCGACACGAGCGCGGCGTCCACCGCCAGGCGCTTGGACCGGCCGACACCCGGCCGGCCGGTCACCCTGCCTCGCCGCAGCTGCAGCGACGCGGTGACGGTGTGCTCGGGGTGGTGATCAGGACCCCGCCGCTGAGCATCGAACTCGACCGGCGGGGCCTGCTCGGCCTGACGCAGCAGGTTCACGATGCCGGCCGCCAGTCCCGGCACCCGGCCAGCTGCGTCCAGGGCGACGTCCTGGAGTGGTGCCCACGCGGGGGTGGCGGGGCGCTGCAGCAGGGCCAACCAGTCGCGGGGGCCGATGTGCCCCGCGTCGGCCCGCTGGACGAGTGCCTGCGCCAGCCCGGTCGGGGGAGTGGCCGAGTGGAGTGCACCGCGCAGGGCGTCGGAGAAGCGGTCCGCGGAGAGGCCGTCCCAGTCGTGCCCATCGGCGCTGTCCGAGATCCGAGAGGGGGAGGGGATGAACGGTCCGGGAGTACCGGCTACGGGAGGCTCCGAGACCGGCGTGTCGTCCTGGTACTCGTCAACGCGCAGACCCGCCAGATGGGCGAGCAGCGCGGTGGAGGCAAGCTGCCGTGCCGTCTTCTTTGTCTCTGCCGTTCGCTCCGGGCCGGATACCGGGCCCGACGGAAGGGCGAGGGTCATCGCGCACCGGTGCCCAGGTTCCGTGGCCAGGCCAAGCGGGGCCTCGACCGGCTGCGCTGATGGAAGACCAGCGATCTGGGTGTGGACCGAGAGCAGCGAAGGCGCCAGTTCGGGCTGAGCCTGAAGGCGCCGCAGCACAGCTGCCCGAGCCGGCTGCCAACCTGATCCGTTGATCTCCAGCAGCACCGTCCGCAAGTCGCGCACCGGCAGCTCACCCGACTCGATGCGGCGCACCGCCTCCGCGCACAGCCCCTCGACACCGTGGCCGACTGCAGCCGCAGCGGCCAACGCTCTGGTGAACTCCTTCGCACTGAGGCGTTCCAGCAGGGCCCGCTCCTGGGCGCGACTGGCGGGAAGGGCAGGTGCGGCCAGGGGCGGGCGAGAGGTCACCGGCACATCAGACTCCAGCGTTTGGGACAGGGGCACGGGCATTCTCCCGAACGGGAGCGACAGCCCGGTGCAATGCCGCGCTGTTCGCCACGGAGGCAGTGACGGAGCTGTTCCGCGACCGCCTTCGACCGGTCGAACCGGACCGCCCGTCAGACGGGAGGACTTGTCGATCAGGCCCCTGCCTGCGCAATGATCGGCGCCCATTGTCATTGCGCAAGCGGGCGTCGTGCGCCGAGGCGATTGCGCTGCCCAAGCCCTCCATGCTCGGCGGCCGTTCCAACCATCGTCAGCCAGCCGACAGGAAGTCCTACGAGGGCCACCCGGCGGGGCGGGGTTCGACCCGCCGCGGAGCTATTCCGTACCGGTGAGCGCGGGGCAGGTACCACCTGGCAGCGGGGGTCGGACCCGAGTCACCCAAATTTGGGTGACTCGGGTGGCCTCAAATCTGGACGGAAAGGTCGAAAAGCCAAAGAATCTTCGGCCCGGCCACAAGGCTCGGCAGGCCTCGCCGCTACTGTCATCCCATGCTCATCGCCAACGTCTCCCCCAGAACCGGCGGCAAGACAACCGATTCGGGACTCCTCGCGCGCGCTCTCAGGACGACAAAGTCGAAGACGGCCCCCAATGGGCGGTTGGTCAAAGGCTTCGACGCCGATCACTCCAAGCAGTTCTGGCAGTGGGCGCAGACCGCCGAGTTCGACTTCCCTGTTGACGCCCTGGCCTCCGCGCGGTTCCACCGTGAGTACGAGCTGGCCAGCGATGTGATCGGGGTCGTTGACTGCGGCCACACCGAGAACCACCCCGACATCACCGACTCGGTGCTCCGCGTGGCAGATCTTGTCATCCTGCACATGGCGCCCACGTCAGGCGACTTCGAGCGGATCGTCGAGCCGGTCGACAAGACCACCATCGCGGACATGATCAAGCGGTGCGCTCCGCTTCGGGAAGACGGAACACCCCCGCCGGCAGTCGTCCTCATGAACCGGACCGTCGCCAACGCCTCCTCGGTCAAGAACTACCGCAAGGAGATGACGGCCGAGGGCTGGGACGTCCTCACGGCCACCATCCCGAGGAACGAGAAGCTGGCGCAGGCCATCGGATTCCCCCTGCCGGAGCGTATGACTGGGCCCTTCGCGGGGTTCGAGGCGGTCGTGCTGGAGCTGGAGCAGAGGGGAATCCTGTCGTGAGCCACACGCAGAACATGGAAAAGCGTGCCCGGGAGCGCGAGCAGCGTCGACGCCAGCAGGCAGCGGACGCAGAGCGCGCCAAGGAGCAGGCCGCCGCGACCAGCACCCCCGACGCGCCGACGGGCCAAGGCGGAACAGGCGACCTGGTCGTCCCCGCACAGGCCGACGCCGATCACCGGGTGGAGCGCCCAAGCCGGCCTCAGCCGCTCACCCCCGATCTGATCCCCGAACCCCGGCGGGTCGAAGCAACGGGCGATCTGAGCCCGCTGGAGCTGCACGACCTGGCGTTGTGTGAGCGAGCCTTCGATCACGCCTCCGAGGCCCAGTGGATGAAGGGCAAGGCCGCCCACGCCATCAGGGAAGGGCGGCTGTACCGTGCCGGTGGCCGAACCTGGGCCGAGTACTGCGTGACCGAGATTGGCGAGTCGGAGACGGACGTCAACCGGCAGATCCTGGAATGGCCACTGGCCGCCGCGATCAGCGCCGCCTACACCACGAAGCGGGCGGTCCCGGCCTCCCATGTGCGGGCGCTCCTACCGCTGACCAAGACGGCTGACGAGAACGCCATCGCGGACGCCTACGCCAAGCTCCGCGCCTTCGCCGACACGAACCAACAGCGGGTCACCGCCGCGGCTCTCACATCCATGGTGGAGCGATTCTCGAAGGCAGCGGATCCACTGCCGGTAGCCCAGTTCGGTGCAGCGATCCGAGCGATCGAGCCGACGCGACCGACGCAAGCGGCAACGCCGGCTGCTGCTTCGGCAACGCCGGATCACCCAAATTTGGGTGACATGCCGACGCCTGCCCCGGCTGTCGGCTCTCCGGAACCCGCCAACACAGCGGCCGCCGGCTCGGGTGAGAACCTGGCTGGCGGCGCCGCCCCCGCAGGGGACCGGCCGGATCTACCAACCGCCGCACCCGATCAGGAGACGATCGAGGGCGAAATCGTCGACGACGAACGCGCCGCAGCTCTCTTGGCGTCGTTGCAGGCGGCCTCCACCACGATCAACGAGGACCTCCACACAGCGACACCCGCCACTCTGAAGGCGATCGCCGAAGCTGCCCGGCACATCGCCGAGAGGGCTGAGGCCCTCCTCTGATCCGACCACCCAAATTTGGGTGACTTGAAGGCCCGGCAACCGCCGGGCCTTCAACATTCAAAGACCTCGATTCGGGCAGTCACCCAAATTTGGGTGACCACGCAGGGGCCGGCACCGCGCGCCACCAGGCAGGCCCCGAGACCTGCCGATCACCGTAGGTGGCAGAAGTGTGGCGTTGAGTATCCAAATGCTCCACGCGATGGGCCGTGAAGCTGTCCACCCGATATGGCTTGTGACTACGGCCGACCCACATGAAACAGTGACCCCTTGAGATGAGTACGTGAGCAAGGGGGATTCCGTGACCCGACCCGTCCTGCGACCGGTCCACTGGTGGCTGATCGGCTTCGTCGCCGTCGGCGCGGTCTTCATCGCCGCGATCGGCCTCGGCGGGTCCTACCTCGCCGTACGGGACGTGGCCTTCCGCAAGGGCATGGGCGCCTTCGCGCAGATCTTCCCCATCGGAGTCGACGCCGGGATCCTCGTCCTCCTGACCCTCGACCTCGTTCTCACCTGGCTGCGCATCCCCTTCCCGCTCGTCCGCCCCACCGCGTGGCTACTCACGGTCGCCACCATCGCCTTCAACGCGGCCGCGTCCTGGCCGGACCCGCTCGGCGTGGGCATGCACGCGGTGATCCCGGTCCTCTTCATCATCATCTCGGAAGCCGCCCGCCACGCTGTCGCGCGGCTGGCGCAGCTCAGCTCCGACCGGTCGATCGAGAAGATCCGCCTGATGCGGTGGGTGCTGGCACCCGGGCAGACCTGGCGGCTGTGGCGGCGCATGCACCTCTGGGAGATCCGCAGCGTCGGCGAGGCGATCCGCGGCGAGCAGGCCCGCCTGACCTACAAGGTCCTCATCGAGGACTCGAAGCCGCGTAAGCGCCGCAAGGCCAAGGGTCTGCCGGCCGCGGCCTACCTGCCGCTGCAGCTCGCAGACCTCGGCGTGCCCATGGAAGTCACCTACGAGTCCGGCCTGGCCGCCGCCGGCGTCGACACCGAGCTGCTCAGCCGCCTCCTCGCCCACAACGAGCGGGCCGCCCGCGCCGGCACCGCAGCCAGCCCCGAAGCCCCGGTCTCTGCGCAGCCCCAGCCCGCCGGGATTGCGCAGCGCAAGGCCCTTGCGCAGAACACCGACGACACGCTTGCGCAGGACGATCTTGCGCAGAGTGGCGCTGCGCAGTCGGCCGAACTGGAGATTGCGCAGCCCGCCGCCGCGCAATCGGAAGTGACGTATCCGCAGGTCAATGGCGATGACCAGGGGATTGCGCAGAGCGAGGCGACACCAGCTGGCCTGCTGACCGACATTGCGCACTTCCCTGACCCCCGCGCCGCTGATGCAGGTCTTCTGCGCATGGACTCTGCGCGGGACGAAGGTGCTTGGGCCGCCACGCAGAGCGAGAACCTGCAGTCGGCGGCCGACGATGACGACGATGACGACTTCGACAGCGAGGATCCCGAGCCGAGGGACATGGTGACGAGTTCAGTCACCGGCCAGCAGAGCACCCCGCTGCGAATCCCGAAGGGATGGGAGCCGGGCTTTGAGGCGTTCGTCAAGACGTTCGGTAGGCATCCCGAGCAGTGGACGGAACTGCCTGAGTGGCTCCACCTCAAGGGATTCAAGAGCAACAAGGCAAAGACAGGTCCGGTCAGCCCGGAATCCGTCCGTCGCTACTACCCTCACCTGGTCGAGCGGTACCCGGTGCCGGCCGAGTCGAGCCAGCCGAGCCTGGTCGGCCTGGAGGATTCGCTCGTGTGAAGTCGGCGGGGCTAGATGCTGCGCAACCGCCAGGCCCGGGTGGGCTCACCCGGGCAGGCGAGCCGCGGCATCCCTGAGCCCAAGGCCACCATCGTGAGCCCGGCCATCGGTCGGAACCCGGCACGGTGCAGCAGAGCGGTCGTGTGCTGAGAGCCGGGGGAGCTGCGCAGCAGCGACGGAGCGGTGGCCACGAAGCACGGCCCAGCCTCGGCGGCCCGGGTGACCGCTTCGCCCAGCAGCAGAAGGTCGAGGTCCTGGACCGCCCAGTCGGCGGAGACCGAGAAGTGGTCCAGGAGCAGCAGGTCGCCGAGGTCGGTGCGCGGCCCCTTCGCCAGGCTGGCCCGGACCTCCGGCGCCAGGCGCCGCTGTCCGTCCCGGCGGGTGAAGACCTGCTCAGCCACGGCCGTGCGGACGTCCTGGTCGAGCGCTGGTTCGCCGGCCCGGCCGACCAGGGCGTCGTAATCGTCCTGGGTGATCGTGCCTCGGAGCAGGGGAACCCGAACGAGCCCTACTCGCGCCACGTACTCCAACTCGACGCCGAAAGCGGTCCGGCTCGGCCGCTGCCCCGGCTGGAGCCGCTCGTTGCGCACCAGCAGTGACCATTCCTCGAACCCGCGGCCGCCAGGGCCCGCCGGCCAGTACTCCACGCTGAGGGACAGGCGCAGTCCGGCCGGGTCGGCCGGCAGCAGCCCAGCGTCGGCGTGCTGCTGTTCCACGGTGTCTGCCATGGACCGATCCTCCCGCCGGGCAGCGCCACCCGTCAGGCCTTCGCCGACTTTCGTCGACGAAACCACCCTGGATGGACGGGGACACCCTCGGCACATTGCGCCAATGATCCGATCGGGGGGATCCGGATCGACCTGGGGCCGATCGAGCAGTACTTGGAAGCCAACGGGCACGACGGCCAAGATGCTCGGGGCCGGGTTGGGGCCTTGATGAACCCTTCGCTGTGGCCGATGCTGCGCCGATCGACCTGCACGGGGCACCGGCCGGCCGTCGGGGGAATCGTTCTGGGCGAAGCCCCTGGAGCACGGCGATGGCGCGCGAGCGGCTGGCGACCACCAGCGCGGCGGTGAAGATCCGGGGCAGGTGGACGAAGAGCGCCCGAGAAGGGTGCACCGACCGGGACCCGGCGTCCGACATGAGGCGGCCGCACCACGCGGTGCACGCCTGGGTGCTCAGCCGAGCAGGGCTGACACGGACAGCGTCCCAACGACAAGGGCAGGGCCGAGCGCGAGCTCGGTCTTCCTCGTCGCGCCGAACGCCACCTTCATCACGACCCACTGGGCCACCCCCAGCGCGCAGGCCAGGAGCAGGCCGTAGAACGGGCCGATCCAGCTCTGCCACCCCAGGAGGGCGGCGTAGGAGGGAGCCAGTTTCGCGTCTCCGAGGCCTTGGCCGAACAACGCCAGCACGAAGAACCAGCCGCCGACCGCGACGGCCGCCACCACCGCGCGAACCAACGCCCCCCAGCCGCTCCCCGTGAGCGCCGCCCCCAGAAGCAGCACCCCGACTCCACCGGCCGCCAGCGCGGTCAGCCGGTTGGGCAGCCGGTGCTCCGCGAAGTCCGTGATCAACAGCACCACCCCGACGGCGACCAGCCATAGCTGGACCACCAGGACCACGCCGCTGGCCCCGCCGGCCAGCATCGCGGCGGTACCGGCAGCCGCCAGGACCTCGGGCACCAGCGGCGGCGGACCAAGCCGCCGCATGCCCCCCGGGCCGCTCGACCGGCAGGCGACACAGCACCTGCGCAGCACCAGGACCCGGTATGCCCCGGGAACGGCACCGCGGCCCAGCAGGCGGCTGCCGCAGTCGGGGCAGCCGACCTCGGGCACGGGCGTGCCCTCAGGGCGGGTGAAGGCGAACGCCGCCGGACGCAGAACGAGGGCACCGACGGCTGCGGCCAGCAGCAGGGCGACGACGACCACGGCGGGGGAGTGGGGCATGACCAGGTCCTTCGAGTGAGTGGGTGAAGTGAGCTGAAGACGAGGCAGGGCCCGGCCGGGGACGGCCGGGCCCTGCCTCGGGAACGGTGGACTACACGCCGCTGGCGGTCTCCCGGGCAGCGGTCAAGCGCTGGATCAAGGCCAACGTCTCAGGCTGCAAAGTGGAGAACTGCCAGTCCGACGCCATCTTGCGGACCCGGGCGATCACCTCGCGCACC
This genomic window contains:
- a CDS encoding SNF2-related protein, with product MTSRPPLAAPALPASRAQERALLERLSAKEFTRALAAAAAVGHGVEGLCAEAVRRIESGELPVRDLRTVLLEINGSGWQPARAAVLRRLQAQPELAPSLLSVHTQIAGLPSAQPVEAPLGLATEPGHRCAMTLALPSGPVSGPERTAETKKTARQLASTALLAHLAGLRVDEYQDDTPVSEPPVAGTPGPFIPSPSRISDSADGHDWDGLSADRFSDALRGALHSATPPTGLAQALVQRADAGHIGPRDWLALLQRPATPAWAPLQDVALDAAGRVPGLAAGIVNLLRQAEQAPPVEFDAQRRGPDHHPEHTVTASLQLRRGRVTGRPGVGRSKRLAVDAALVSLLAAVAGLSGPEVHILATADGGEVAPEPVATVVPLPRGPLPAGSEPAGWQGPRAAVAWAVAQGCALTTAPGRPGRLVLYRPDGHAVSAAPPPFPAETATVELVLACERGAVRAAQVSGWSVPLDILLPVLLAPELTAHRSVVGWAAVVDFAVRVVADGAVHPAIDPGGRDVWRPVPSEAFEAALTAVAAALPPEAHAALTVGEPLCVRDAAGAAADVAAQVVELLVRGPGVALLHGEGAFASPPAVQAPGVRAWADGIERDLDHRPEPVVVLTVGVPESTAVGEMLLPVRIGTGQQGTVLGEWQQRPLRRVLRRAAAVWKPLERAAFADAVDGFSLSVQEAGELVGADLAGRLGEAGVRIGWPGALVGGLASHTVIGTGSAGPDGRGLSMEALLDWRWQVTLDGVDLREDEMDLLAEAHRPLVRLRDRWLLVDPVTLARVRHRVLEQLPTRQALTSALAGVLTVGGELVPCRPAGGLALVVEALRAGERGRQPVAVPTGLKANLRPYQQRGLEWLAGMTALRLCPVLADDMGLGKTVQTLAFILHRRLATAGAVLVVSTTSMLDQWQRETAKFAPSLTVVRHHGAGRRLPEVLAPGTVVLTSYGTLARDAAVFAARPWDLVVADEAHLIAGSDGLAARAIRSLTSEDRLALTGTPVNNRSVELWRLLDWLNPGLFGTLSTFQRLIGRHTDRDADSEQARLLRRLTGPFVLRRLKTDPEIAADLPEKIRTLHRVELSTEQAALYEALVRETLDDLSTRPRRARPGRVLALLHSLRTIVNDPALYLGEEPEKAAADIPRARERSAKLDELLRIADAARRGGEQMLVCVNYVQIGHVLAACLTAAGHGAAFFHGGLAAKERAHLVQEFQAGRLPVLVLSVKAGGTGLTLTAATQVVHYDSPWTNSALEQASDRAYRIGQTRTVHVRRLLATGTVEERIDRLVTHKGDLANAVVPSGEMDLAHLDDQALSALVSLGSR
- a CDS encoding plasmid partition protein, which translates into the protein MLIANVSPRTGGKTTDSGLLARALRTTKSKTAPNGRLVKGFDADHSKQFWQWAQTAEFDFPVDALASARFHREYELASDVIGVVDCGHTENHPDITDSVLRVADLVILHMAPTSGDFERIVEPVDKTTIADMIKRCAPLREDGTPPPAVVLMNRTVANASSVKNYRKEMTAEGWDVLTATIPRNEKLAQAIGFPLPERMTGPFAGFEAVVLELEQRGILS
- a CDS encoding DUF2637 domain-containing protein: MTRPVLRPVHWWLIGFVAVGAVFIAAIGLGGSYLAVRDVAFRKGMGAFAQIFPIGVDAGILVLLTLDLVLTWLRIPFPLVRPTAWLLTVATIAFNAAASWPDPLGVGMHAVIPVLFIIISEAARHAVARLAQLSSDRSIEKIRLMRWVLAPGQTWRLWRRMHLWEIRSVGEAIRGEQARLTYKVLIEDSKPRKRRKAKGLPAAAYLPLQLADLGVPMEVTYESGLAAAGVDTELLSRLLAHNERAARAGTAASPEAPVSAQPQPAGIAQRKALAQNTDDTLAQDDLAQSGAAQSAELEIAQPAAAQSEVTYPQVNGDDQGIAQSEATPAGLLTDIAHFPDPRAADAGLLRMDSARDEGAWAATQSENLQSAADDDDDDDFDSEDPEPRDMVTSSVTGQQSTPLRIPKGWEPGFEAFVKTFGRHPEQWTELPEWLHLKGFKSNKAKTGPVSPESVRRYYPHLVERYPVPAESSQPSLVGLEDSLV
- a CDS encoding A24 family peptidase, with protein sequence MPHSPAVVVVALLLAAAVGALVLRPAAFAFTRPEGTPVPEVGCPDCGSRLLGRGAVPGAYRVLVLRRCCVACRSSGPGGMRRLGPPPLVPEVLAAAGTAAMLAGGASGVVLVVQLWLVAVGVVLLITDFAEHRLPNRLTALAAGGVGVLLLGAALTGSGWGALVRAVVAAVAVGGWFFVLALFGQGLGDAKLAPSYAALLGWQSWIGPFYGLLLACALGVAQWVVMKVAFGATRKTELALGPALVVGTLSVSALLG